One segment of Panicum virgatum strain AP13 chromosome 3K, P.virgatum_v5, whole genome shotgun sequence DNA contains the following:
- the LOC120698517 gene encoding protein ROS1C-like isoform X2: MSAGRGDLNIPGNRPLFLNAGLPNLGCQNLAHTAAAGYSSPIVLPDLLSTFSTSVLSSPMSSATEQHGSPSVQPSWNVPAGCTQVPISIVVFHSRLTGRGLRPQSPPSRSSMPAPALPDASEGGASIQLAGSNFLSLGRAPNIVAGHMMMNPAQLATPDKYNSEHLWANGLYDEASKTENGTEASQPEPSAAAIFCDNHYDLEPAVPANTLETRVQHPHRSIAVLAERTDDDDMHTYQPMQKRPKTQINQSEQTPLPTPAVPKERTLNQIEMQIAGAEKTEIFRNEETPSQKIKTRRKKHRPKVIRENKLTKVQKSDSTPDGKSPNQKVKRRYVRKKRSLSSLEKCSDPASDQSISRGTGIAARRSASVRRSLQFEPEEQGVLGGGSSTANLHHQNYEKPVHARSSFCSESEVQIEHGLQVDMENSPGGLAFGMSLRLNKLIDEYIHLPEVTPKPAQEVSNASSGSLSTELARGQENVGRTCKPDDTSKSSLCNAERVVKTVMEGNKMNLELNYSDVDGFLSSARSMHEQSSRLSEVENHNDGESPLTGTQDSIILRTASEMLAFCQAGGIKKKRSARVRRNSFYSMMDLENNTSQASTRPQQPCMEPCMDDALCESSYIKFMTKKRSIKAILHYSSSIHPNDELKNRLSAGSIIYGVSNGSTKVSEETFPNSSPQTLDNERINFDTHCDVPEGSSANTSTGQYVDYLQGVASKLKHLDLNTEQVHITEMHLSRSTPAVISFGGTDGLSNALVPYGGGVMVPYERPLQLVKKQRPRAKVELDFETARVWNLLMGNTSEPDGTDVEKERWWQQEREIFQGRANSFIARMRLVQGDRRFSPWKGSVVDSVVGVFLTQNVADHLSSSAYMSLAATFPSRSVNSNWKDDVTTQNNEQTIRTSELGEKSVFDPFSDGAKPDRGVGCEDLSVTYEKIYMEPKDNTRASEWSEGETYSFGYKSANGSVCNHQGTGIEHKEVELTEPIELIQQTQIQKETSSSQSVSLETIQSRLSLASGIPRNFVGGSSSYQQLLRNFDRGRSLRGNDATTSEIECQRLRMAAINDYGFAKLGIPSSSAMPFIMTVDAQQPNLRNEPNLSSASSNSPSDSASPKIKNGTSSVFMPFDSYGAECSGNRTAGTTLNSAKTSTELPGEMTVETTRREDEYTLKSGFTSYNGVPDTAAQASRPKKTRTTSKKNTENFDWDKLRRQACSEDHMKKRSCERRDSVDWEAVRCADVQRISHAIRERGMNNILAERIQNFLNRLVRDHGSIDLEWLRDIPPDSAKDYLLSIRGLGLKSVECVRLLTLHHLAFPVDINVGRICVRLGWVPIQPLPESLQLHLLELYPVLETIQKYLWPRLCKLDQQTLYELHYQMITFGKVFCTKSKPNCNACPMRSECKHFASAFASARLALPAPQEKSLVESTNQFAFQNSSMYTMNSTNLPRLEGSIHARDFLPKNSEPIIEEPASPREEESPEAMENDIEDVYEDGEIPTIKLNMEAFAHNLENCIKESNKELQSDDIAKALVAISTEAASIPVPKLKNVHRLRTEHYVYELPDSHPLVQQLRLERREPDDPTPYLLAIWTPDEINEISKVPKPCCDPQMEGRLCNNEMCHSCTDEQENQYRYVRGTILVPCRTAMRGSFPLNGTYFQVNEVFADHSSSHNPIYVERAQLWNLQRRMVFFGTSVSSIFKGLTTEEIQQCFWRGFVCVRGFDMETRAPRPLCPHLHIVARPKSRKTAAAEQVP, encoded by the exons ATGTCGGCGGGGAGGGGCGATCTAAACATTCCTGGCAATAGACCTCTGTTCCTGAATGCTGGCCTACCCAACTTAGGCTGCCAAAATCTTGCTCATACAGCCGCAGCAGGCTACAGCAGCCCAATCGTCTTGCCGGACTTACTCTCCACATTCTCCACGTCTGTCCTGTCAAGTCCAATGAGCAGCGCAACTGAACAGCACGGCAGCCCCTCTGTCCAGCCATCCTGGAATGTGCCTGCGGGGTGCACGCAGGTGCCTATTAGTATCGTAGTGTTCCATAGTCGGCTGACAGGAAGGGGTTTGAGGCCGCAGTCGCCACCATCTCGTAGTTCTATGCCAGCCCCTGCTTTGCCTGATGCTTCAGAGG GTGGAGCTTCTATTCAGCTTGCTGGGAGTAATTTCTTATCACTTGGAAGAGCACCAAATATTGTTGCAGGTCATATGATGATGAATCCTGCACAACTAGCCACTCCAGATAAATACAATTCTGAGCATCTTTGGGCAAATGGTCTATATGATGAAGCATCCAAGACTGAAAATGGAACAGAAGCTAGCCAACCGGAACCATCAGCAGCAGCAATTTTCTGTGATAACCATTATGATTTGGAACCAGCAGTTCCTGCAAACACCTTGGAAACACGAGTCCAGCATCCTCACAGATCAATTGCCGTTCTTGCAGAAAGaactgatgatgatgacatgCATACTTACCAGCCTATGCAAAAAAGGCCCAAGACACAAATCAATCAGAGTGAACAAACACCATTGCCAACACCAGCTGTACCCAAGGAGAGAACACTAAATCAAATTGAGATGCAGATTGCAGGTGCTGAGAAAACTGAAATCTTCAGGAATGAGGAAACCCCATCACAAAAAATCAAGACTCGGAGGAAAAAACACAGACCAAAGGTAATCAGAGAGAATAAGTTAACCAAAGTGCAAAAATCTGATTCAACACCAGATGGAAAATCTCCGAATCAGAAAGTTAAGAGAAGGTATGTCCGGAAGAAAAGAAGTCTCAGCTCTCTCGAGAAGTGTTCAGATCCTGCGAGTGATCAATCAATCTCTAGAGGAACAGGAATTGCAGCTAGAAGATCTGCATCAGTTCGAAGAAGCCTGCAATTTGAACCTGAAGAACAAGGAGTGCTGGGAGGCGGTTCATCAACGGCCAACTTGCACCACCAGAACTATGAGAAACCCGTCCATGCTCGAAGTTCATTCTGCTCAGAATCAGAAGTGCAGATTGAACATGGTCTACAAGTAGATATGGAAAATTCACCGGGAGGATTAGCTTTTGGCATGAGTCTCAGACTGAACAAATTGATAGACGAGTACATACATTTGCCAGAGGTCACACCAAAACCTGCACAAGAAGTTTCAAACGCAAGTTCTGGATCTTTAAGTACGGAACTAGCAAGGGGACAAGAAAATGTTGGAAGAACTTGCAAACCTGATGATACAAGCAAGTCCAGTTTGTGTAATGCAGAAAGGGTGGTAAAGACAGTAATGGAAGGAAACAAAATGAACCTGGAATTGAACTATTCTGATGTAGATGGTTTTCTTTCCTCAGCTAGGTCTATGCATGAACAGTCGAGTAGGTTATCAGAAGTGGAGAACCATAACGATGGTGAATCGCCCCTAACTGGCACACAGGATTCTATTATTTTGAGAACTGCCTCTGAGATGCTAGCATTTTGCCAAGCTGGTGGGATAAAAAAGAAGCGATCGGCCCGAGTCCGCAGAAATTCCTTCTATTCTATGATGGATCTCGAGAATAATACTTCACAAGCATCAACAAGACCGCAACAGCCATGCATGGAGCCATGCATGGATGATGCTCTGTGTGAAAGTTCGTACATTAAGTTTATGACCAAAAAACGGTCAATAAAAGCAATACTGCACTATTCCAGTTCCATTCATCCAAATGATGAGCTAAAAAATAGGCTTTCAGCTGGAAGTATTATTTATGGTGTATCTAATGGATCCACCAAAGTATCAGAAGAGACATTTCCAAACTCATCACCTCAGACCCTGGACAATGAAAGAATCAACTTTGATACTCATTGTGATGTACCAGAAGGGAGCTCAGCAAATACATCAACAGGACAATATGTGGATTACCTTCAAGGAGTTGCCTCAAAGCTGAAACATCTTGATTTGAACACTGAACAGGTGCACATAACTGAGATGCATTTATCTCGGAGCACACCTGCTGTCATTTCTTTTGGAGGAACAGATGGTCTATCAAATGCTCTTGTCCCATATGGTGGTGGGGTGATGGTTCCATATGAGAGGCCCTTGCAGTTGGTCAAAAAGCAGCGGCCTCGGGCTAAGGTTGAGTTGGATTTTGAGACAGCAAGAGTTTGGAATCTTTTGATGGGGAACACAAGTGAGCCTGATGGAACTGATGTTGAGAAGGAGAGATGGTGGCAGCAAGAAAGAGAAATTTTTCAAGGCCGTGCTAATTCGTTTATAGCACGCATGCGACTTGTTCAAG GGGACAGGCGCTTTTCCCCTTGGAAAGGATCTGTAGTTGACTCTGTAGTTGGAGTATTCCTCACTCAGAATGTAGCTGATCATCTTTCAAG CTCTGCCTATATGTCCCTTGCTGCAACTTTTCCATCAAGGTCAGTCAACAGCAACTGGAAGGATGATGTTACCACCCAAAACAATGAACAAACCATCAGGACGAGTGAACTAGGAGAAAAAAGCGTATTTGACCCTTTCTCCGATGGTGCCAAACCTGATAGAGGAGTGGGTTGTGAGGATCTATCAGTGACCTATGAGAAAATATATATGGAGCCAAAGGACAATACTAGGGCTAGTGAATGGAGTGAAGGTGAAACTTATTCCTTTGGTTACAAATCAGCAAATGGAAGTGTTTGCAATCACCAAGGGACAGGAATAGAACATAAAGAGGTAGAATTAACCGAGCCTATAGAACTCATCCAGCAGACGCAGATCCAGAAGGAAACCTCATCCTCTCAAAGTGTTTCTTTGGAAACTATTCAATCAAGATTATCTTTGGCTTCTGGGATACCTAGAAATTTTGTTGGTGGTAGTTCCTCCTATCAGCAGCTCTTAAGAAATTTTGACCGTGGAAGATCATTAAGAGGAAACGATGCCACAACCAGTGAGATTGAATGCCAGAGACTCCGAATGGCAGCAATAAACGATTATGGATTTGCTAAACTTGGGATTCCTTCTAGTTCTGCTATGCCATTTATCATGACTGTTGATGCTCAACAACCAAATTTGAGAAATGAGCCAAATTTGTCTTCAGCATCTTCCAACAGTCCTTCAGATTCTGCATCACCAAAAATTAAAAATGGTACGAGTTCTGTTTTCATGCCTTTTGATTCCTATGGTGCAGAGTGTAGTGGTAATAGGACAGCTGGCACCACTCTGAACTCCGCAAAAACAAGCACAGAGCTTCCAG GTGAAATGACAGTGGAAACAACAAGAAGAGAAGATGAATATACATTGAAATCTGGATTTACTTCCTATAATGGAGTACCAGATACAGCAGCACAAGCATCAAGGCCAAAGAAAACAAGAACCACAAGTAAAAAGAATACAGAGAATTTTGACTGGGATAAATTACGAAGGCAGGCTTGTAGTGAAGACCACATGAAAAAAAGAAGTTGTGAAAGACGAGACTCTGTAGATTGGGAAGCAGTAAGGTGTGCAGATGTGCAAAGAATATCCCACGCCATTCGGGAAAGGGGAATGAATAATATTTTAGCAGAGCGAATACAG AATTTTCTGAATCGTTTGGTTAGAGACCATGGGAGCATTGATCTTGAGTGGCTCAGGGATATCCCCCCAGACTCTGCAAA GGATTACCTGCTAAGTATACGTGGACTGGGGCTTAAAAGTGTTGAATGCGTTCGTCTTCTCACACTGCATCATCTTGCCTTCCCT GTTGACATCAATGTTGGTCGCATATGTGTAAGATTGGGGTGGGTGCCCATTCAACCCCTTCCTGAGTCTCTACAGTTACATCTCTTGGAGCT ATATCCTGTGTTGGAAACTATACAAAAATATCTTTGGCCCCGCCTTTGCAAACTCGATCAACAAACATT GTATGAGCTACATTACCAGATGATTACCTTTGGGAAG GTCTTTTGTACCAAAAGCAAGCCAAATTGCAATGCATGCCCAATGAGGAGTGAGTGCAAGCATTTTGCAAGTGCCTTTGCGAG TGCAAGGCTTGCACTTCCTGCTCCTCAGGAGAAAAGCTTAGTGGAGTCAACAAATCAATTTGCTTTCCAGAATAGCAGCATGTACACTATGAATTCGACTAATCTGCCTCGCCTTGAGGGGAGTATCCATGCAAGGGACTTTCTTCCTAAGAACTCAGAGCCAATAATCGAGGAGCCTGCAAGTCCAAGAGAGGAAGAATCCCCAGAAGCAATGGAAAATGATATTGAAGATGTTTATGAAGATGGTGAAATTCCAACAATAAAGCTTAACATGGAAGCTTTTGCACATAACTTAGAAAATTGCATTAAAGAAAGCAATAAGGAACTCCAGTCTGATGATATTGCAAAAGCATTGGTTGCTATCAGCACTGAAGCAGCTTCAATTCCTGTACCTAAACTAAAGAATGTGCACAGGCTCCGAACAGAACACTATGT ATACGAACTTCCAGATTCACATCCACTTGTACAACAG CTAAGACTTGAACGGCGGGAGCCTGATGATCCTACCCCATACTTATTGGCCATATGGACACCAG ACGAAATAAATGAAATAAGCAAGGTACCAAAACCATGCTGCGACCCGCAAATGGAAGGCAGATTATGCAATAATGAGATGTGCCACAGTTGTACTGATGAGCAAGAGAATCAATACCGATATGTGAGAGGCACAATTTTG GTTCCTTGTCGAACAGCTATGAGGGGTAGTTTCCCACTGAATGGCACTTACTTTCAAGTCAACGAG GTATTTGCTGACCACAGCTCTAGTCACAACCCTATATATGTCGAAAGGGCGCAGCTATGGAATTTGCAAAGGCGCATGGTCTTCTTCGGGACTTCAGTATCTAGCATATTCAAAG GTCTAACAACAGAAGAAATACAACAATGCTTCTGGAGAG GATTTGTCTGTGTGCGAGGATTCGACATGGAGACAAGGGCACCAAGGCCTCTGTGCCCTCATTTGCATATTGTAGCAAGGCCGAAATCCCGCAAGACAGCAGCAGCTGAGCAAGTACCGTAA
- the LOC120698517 gene encoding protein ROS1C-like isoform X1: MSAGRGDLNIPGNRPLFLNAGLPNLGCQNLAHTAAAGYSSPIVLPDLLSTFSTSVLSSPMSSATEQHGSPSVQPSWNVPAGCTQVPISIVVFHSRLTGRGLRPQSPPSRSSMPAPALPDASEGGASIQLAGSNFLSLGRAPNIVAGHMMMNPAQLATPDKYNSEHLWANGLYDEASKTENGTEASQPEPSAAAIFCDNHYDLEPAVPANTLETRVQHPHRSIAVLAERTDDDDMHTYQPMQKRPKTQINQSEQTPLPTPAVPKERTLNQIEMQIAGAEKTEIFRNEETPSQKIKTRRKKHRPKVIRENKLTKVQKSDSTPDGKSPNQKVKRRYVRKKRSLSSLEKCSDPASDQSISRGTGIAARRSASVRRSLQFEPEEQGVLGGGSSTANLHHQNYEKPVHARSSFCSESEVQIEHGLQVDMENSPGGLAFGMSLRLNKLIDEYIHLPEVTPKPAQEVSNASSGSLSTELARGQENVGRTCKPDDTSKSSLCNAERVVKTVMEGNKMNLELNYSDVDGFLSSARSMHEQSSRLSEVENHNDGESPLTGTQDSIILRTASEMLAFCQAGGIKKKRSARVRRNSFYSMMDLENNTSQASTRPQQPCMEPCMDDALCESSYIKFMTKKRSIKAILHYSSSIHPNDELKNRLSAGSIIYGVSNGSTKVSEETFPNSSPQTLDNERINFDTHCDVPEGSSANTSTGQYVDYLQGVASKLKHLDLNTEQVHITEMHLSRSTPAVISFGGTDGLSNALVPYGGGVMVPYERPLQLVKKQRPRAKVELDFETARVWNLLMGNTSEPDGTDVEKERWWQQEREIFQGRANSFIARMRLVQGDRRFSPWKGSVVDSVVGVFLTQNVADHLSSSAYMSLAATFPSRSVNSNWKDDVTTQNNEQTIRTSELGEKSVFDPFSDGAKPDRGVGCEDLSVTYEKIYMEPKDNTRASEWSEGETYSFGYKSANGSVCNHQGTGIEHKEVELTEPIELIQQTQIQKETSSSQSVSLETIQSRLSLASGIPRNFVGGSSSYQQLLRNFDRGRSLRGNDATTSEIECQRLRMAAINDYGFAKLGIPSSSAMPFIMTVDAQQPNLRNEPNLSSASSNSPSDSASPKIKNGTSSVFMPFDSYGAECSGNRTAGTTLNSAKTSTELPGEMTVETTRREDEYTLKSGFTSYNGVPDTAAQASRPKKTRTTSKKNTENFDWDKLRRQACSEDHMKKRSCERRDSVDWEAVRCADVQRISHAIRERGMNNILAERIQNFLNRLVRDHGSIDLEWLRDIPPDSAKDYLLSIRGLGLKSVECVRLLTLHHLAFPVDINVGRICVRLGWVPIQPLPESLQLHLLELYPVLETIQKYLWPRLCKLDQQTLYELHYQMITFGKVFCTKSKPNCNACPMRSECKHFASAFASARLALPAPQEKSLVESTNQFAFQNSSMYTMNSTNLPRLEGSIHARDFLPKNSEPIIEEPASPREEESPEAMENDIEDVYEDGEIPTIKLNMEAFAHNLENCIKESNKELQSDDIAKALVAISTEAASIPVPKLKNVHRLRTEHYVYELPDSHPLVQQLRLERREPDDPTPYLLAIWTPDEINEISKVPKPCCDPQMEGRLCNNEMCHSCTDEQENQYRYVRGTILVPCRTAMRGSFPLNGTYFQVNEVFADHSSSHNPIYVERAQLWNLQRRMVFFGTSVSSIFKGLTTEEIQQCFWRVLQNADPVMTSILNHGVCVCARALNHRSQCPNSYMRLTIATWCLFNNEENSSWWLYVDAGVTFQDNLRIVGPYLNDRMIKANEQNCQYERRNRLMKIRSGIDVHIYS, encoded by the exons ATGTCGGCGGGGAGGGGCGATCTAAACATTCCTGGCAATAGACCTCTGTTCCTGAATGCTGGCCTACCCAACTTAGGCTGCCAAAATCTTGCTCATACAGCCGCAGCAGGCTACAGCAGCCCAATCGTCTTGCCGGACTTACTCTCCACATTCTCCACGTCTGTCCTGTCAAGTCCAATGAGCAGCGCAACTGAACAGCACGGCAGCCCCTCTGTCCAGCCATCCTGGAATGTGCCTGCGGGGTGCACGCAGGTGCCTATTAGTATCGTAGTGTTCCATAGTCGGCTGACAGGAAGGGGTTTGAGGCCGCAGTCGCCACCATCTCGTAGTTCTATGCCAGCCCCTGCTTTGCCTGATGCTTCAGAGG GTGGAGCTTCTATTCAGCTTGCTGGGAGTAATTTCTTATCACTTGGAAGAGCACCAAATATTGTTGCAGGTCATATGATGATGAATCCTGCACAACTAGCCACTCCAGATAAATACAATTCTGAGCATCTTTGGGCAAATGGTCTATATGATGAAGCATCCAAGACTGAAAATGGAACAGAAGCTAGCCAACCGGAACCATCAGCAGCAGCAATTTTCTGTGATAACCATTATGATTTGGAACCAGCAGTTCCTGCAAACACCTTGGAAACACGAGTCCAGCATCCTCACAGATCAATTGCCGTTCTTGCAGAAAGaactgatgatgatgacatgCATACTTACCAGCCTATGCAAAAAAGGCCCAAGACACAAATCAATCAGAGTGAACAAACACCATTGCCAACACCAGCTGTACCCAAGGAGAGAACACTAAATCAAATTGAGATGCAGATTGCAGGTGCTGAGAAAACTGAAATCTTCAGGAATGAGGAAACCCCATCACAAAAAATCAAGACTCGGAGGAAAAAACACAGACCAAAGGTAATCAGAGAGAATAAGTTAACCAAAGTGCAAAAATCTGATTCAACACCAGATGGAAAATCTCCGAATCAGAAAGTTAAGAGAAGGTATGTCCGGAAGAAAAGAAGTCTCAGCTCTCTCGAGAAGTGTTCAGATCCTGCGAGTGATCAATCAATCTCTAGAGGAACAGGAATTGCAGCTAGAAGATCTGCATCAGTTCGAAGAAGCCTGCAATTTGAACCTGAAGAACAAGGAGTGCTGGGAGGCGGTTCATCAACGGCCAACTTGCACCACCAGAACTATGAGAAACCCGTCCATGCTCGAAGTTCATTCTGCTCAGAATCAGAAGTGCAGATTGAACATGGTCTACAAGTAGATATGGAAAATTCACCGGGAGGATTAGCTTTTGGCATGAGTCTCAGACTGAACAAATTGATAGACGAGTACATACATTTGCCAGAGGTCACACCAAAACCTGCACAAGAAGTTTCAAACGCAAGTTCTGGATCTTTAAGTACGGAACTAGCAAGGGGACAAGAAAATGTTGGAAGAACTTGCAAACCTGATGATACAAGCAAGTCCAGTTTGTGTAATGCAGAAAGGGTGGTAAAGACAGTAATGGAAGGAAACAAAATGAACCTGGAATTGAACTATTCTGATGTAGATGGTTTTCTTTCCTCAGCTAGGTCTATGCATGAACAGTCGAGTAGGTTATCAGAAGTGGAGAACCATAACGATGGTGAATCGCCCCTAACTGGCACACAGGATTCTATTATTTTGAGAACTGCCTCTGAGATGCTAGCATTTTGCCAAGCTGGTGGGATAAAAAAGAAGCGATCGGCCCGAGTCCGCAGAAATTCCTTCTATTCTATGATGGATCTCGAGAATAATACTTCACAAGCATCAACAAGACCGCAACAGCCATGCATGGAGCCATGCATGGATGATGCTCTGTGTGAAAGTTCGTACATTAAGTTTATGACCAAAAAACGGTCAATAAAAGCAATACTGCACTATTCCAGTTCCATTCATCCAAATGATGAGCTAAAAAATAGGCTTTCAGCTGGAAGTATTATTTATGGTGTATCTAATGGATCCACCAAAGTATCAGAAGAGACATTTCCAAACTCATCACCTCAGACCCTGGACAATGAAAGAATCAACTTTGATACTCATTGTGATGTACCAGAAGGGAGCTCAGCAAATACATCAACAGGACAATATGTGGATTACCTTCAAGGAGTTGCCTCAAAGCTGAAACATCTTGATTTGAACACTGAACAGGTGCACATAACTGAGATGCATTTATCTCGGAGCACACCTGCTGTCATTTCTTTTGGAGGAACAGATGGTCTATCAAATGCTCTTGTCCCATATGGTGGTGGGGTGATGGTTCCATATGAGAGGCCCTTGCAGTTGGTCAAAAAGCAGCGGCCTCGGGCTAAGGTTGAGTTGGATTTTGAGACAGCAAGAGTTTGGAATCTTTTGATGGGGAACACAAGTGAGCCTGATGGAACTGATGTTGAGAAGGAGAGATGGTGGCAGCAAGAAAGAGAAATTTTTCAAGGCCGTGCTAATTCGTTTATAGCACGCATGCGACTTGTTCAAG GGGACAGGCGCTTTTCCCCTTGGAAAGGATCTGTAGTTGACTCTGTAGTTGGAGTATTCCTCACTCAGAATGTAGCTGATCATCTTTCAAG CTCTGCCTATATGTCCCTTGCTGCAACTTTTCCATCAAGGTCAGTCAACAGCAACTGGAAGGATGATGTTACCACCCAAAACAATGAACAAACCATCAGGACGAGTGAACTAGGAGAAAAAAGCGTATTTGACCCTTTCTCCGATGGTGCCAAACCTGATAGAGGAGTGGGTTGTGAGGATCTATCAGTGACCTATGAGAAAATATATATGGAGCCAAAGGACAATACTAGGGCTAGTGAATGGAGTGAAGGTGAAACTTATTCCTTTGGTTACAAATCAGCAAATGGAAGTGTTTGCAATCACCAAGGGACAGGAATAGAACATAAAGAGGTAGAATTAACCGAGCCTATAGAACTCATCCAGCAGACGCAGATCCAGAAGGAAACCTCATCCTCTCAAAGTGTTTCTTTGGAAACTATTCAATCAAGATTATCTTTGGCTTCTGGGATACCTAGAAATTTTGTTGGTGGTAGTTCCTCCTATCAGCAGCTCTTAAGAAATTTTGACCGTGGAAGATCATTAAGAGGAAACGATGCCACAACCAGTGAGATTGAATGCCAGAGACTCCGAATGGCAGCAATAAACGATTATGGATTTGCTAAACTTGGGATTCCTTCTAGTTCTGCTATGCCATTTATCATGACTGTTGATGCTCAACAACCAAATTTGAGAAATGAGCCAAATTTGTCTTCAGCATCTTCCAACAGTCCTTCAGATTCTGCATCACCAAAAATTAAAAATGGTACGAGTTCTGTTTTCATGCCTTTTGATTCCTATGGTGCAGAGTGTAGTGGTAATAGGACAGCTGGCACCACTCTGAACTCCGCAAAAACAAGCACAGAGCTTCCAG GTGAAATGACAGTGGAAACAACAAGAAGAGAAGATGAATATACATTGAAATCTGGATTTACTTCCTATAATGGAGTACCAGATACAGCAGCACAAGCATCAAGGCCAAAGAAAACAAGAACCACAAGTAAAAAGAATACAGAGAATTTTGACTGGGATAAATTACGAAGGCAGGCTTGTAGTGAAGACCACATGAAAAAAAGAAGTTGTGAAAGACGAGACTCTGTAGATTGGGAAGCAGTAAGGTGTGCAGATGTGCAAAGAATATCCCACGCCATTCGGGAAAGGGGAATGAATAATATTTTAGCAGAGCGAATACAG AATTTTCTGAATCGTTTGGTTAGAGACCATGGGAGCATTGATCTTGAGTGGCTCAGGGATATCCCCCCAGACTCTGCAAA GGATTACCTGCTAAGTATACGTGGACTGGGGCTTAAAAGTGTTGAATGCGTTCGTCTTCTCACACTGCATCATCTTGCCTTCCCT GTTGACATCAATGTTGGTCGCATATGTGTAAGATTGGGGTGGGTGCCCATTCAACCCCTTCCTGAGTCTCTACAGTTACATCTCTTGGAGCT ATATCCTGTGTTGGAAACTATACAAAAATATCTTTGGCCCCGCCTTTGCAAACTCGATCAACAAACATT GTATGAGCTACATTACCAGATGATTACCTTTGGGAAG GTCTTTTGTACCAAAAGCAAGCCAAATTGCAATGCATGCCCAATGAGGAGTGAGTGCAAGCATTTTGCAAGTGCCTTTGCGAG TGCAAGGCTTGCACTTCCTGCTCCTCAGGAGAAAAGCTTAGTGGAGTCAACAAATCAATTTGCTTTCCAGAATAGCAGCATGTACACTATGAATTCGACTAATCTGCCTCGCCTTGAGGGGAGTATCCATGCAAGGGACTTTCTTCCTAAGAACTCAGAGCCAATAATCGAGGAGCCTGCAAGTCCAAGAGAGGAAGAATCCCCAGAAGCAATGGAAAATGATATTGAAGATGTTTATGAAGATGGTGAAATTCCAACAATAAAGCTTAACATGGAAGCTTTTGCACATAACTTAGAAAATTGCATTAAAGAAAGCAATAAGGAACTCCAGTCTGATGATATTGCAAAAGCATTGGTTGCTATCAGCACTGAAGCAGCTTCAATTCCTGTACCTAAACTAAAGAATGTGCACAGGCTCCGAACAGAACACTATGT ATACGAACTTCCAGATTCACATCCACTTGTACAACAG CTAAGACTTGAACGGCGGGAGCCTGATGATCCTACCCCATACTTATTGGCCATATGGACACCAG ACGAAATAAATGAAATAAGCAAGGTACCAAAACCATGCTGCGACCCGCAAATGGAAGGCAGATTATGCAATAATGAGATGTGCCACAGTTGTACTGATGAGCAAGAGAATCAATACCGATATGTGAGAGGCACAATTTTG GTTCCTTGTCGAACAGCTATGAGGGGTAGTTTCCCACTGAATGGCACTTACTTTCAAGTCAACGAG GTATTTGCTGACCACAGCTCTAGTCACAACCCTATATATGTCGAAAGGGCGCAGCTATGGAATTTGCAAAGGCGCATGGTCTTCTTCGGGACTTCAGTATCTAGCATATTCAAAG GTCTAACAACAGAAGAAATACAACAATGCTTCTGGAGAG TTTTGCAGAATGCAGATCCTGTGATGACCAGTATTCTAAAccatggtgtgtgtgtgtgcgcgcgcgcgctcaaTCACCGTTCACAGTGTCCCAATAGCTATATGAGACTCACGATTGCCACGTGGTGTCTATTCAATAATGAAGAAAACAGTTCATGGTGGCTATATGTTGATGCAGGTGTTACTTTTCAAGATAACCTGAGGATAGTGGGGCCATATTTGAATGACAGAATGATTAAGGCTAACGAACAAAATTGCCAATATGAACGGAGAAACAGACTGATGAAAATTAGAAGTGGAATTGATGTGCACATTTATTCGTAA